One genomic window of Actinoplanes lobatus includes the following:
- a CDS encoding sugar phosphate nucleotidyltransferase yields MTTPPISSPSPAPLCGVVLAAGEGRRLRPLTETLPKALCPVGNLPLLDHALRRFSGLGLSGPDTVAVNAAYLAAQVVAHVGHRAHLSVEPDGPIGTSGGIGRLRPWIDGRAVLAGNADAYLHDPVRDPGKDVAALLDGWSGETVRMLTMPCRPGESGGFSGHRFAGLSLIPWRYAKDLADVDSSLVRTVWRPAEAAGELELIGYRGFYLDTGTPADYLAANMHAAAAATLADASARVTGAATESVLGAGSVVEGSVVRSVLWPGAHVAPGEHLVGAIRTATGLTVQV; encoded by the coding sequence GTGACGACTCCCCCCATCTCCTCCCCCTCGCCCGCGCCGCTGTGCGGGGTCGTGCTGGCGGCCGGCGAGGGGCGGCGCCTGCGCCCGCTCACCGAGACGCTGCCCAAGGCTCTCTGCCCGGTCGGCAACCTGCCGCTGCTCGATCACGCCCTGCGAAGGTTCTCCGGGCTCGGCCTGTCCGGGCCGGACACCGTCGCGGTGAACGCCGCCTACCTGGCGGCGCAGGTGGTGGCCCACGTCGGCCACCGCGCCCACCTGTCGGTGGAGCCGGACGGCCCGATCGGCACCTCCGGCGGCATCGGCCGGCTGCGCCCATGGATCGACGGCCGCGCCGTCCTGGCCGGGAACGCCGACGCCTACCTGCACGATCCGGTCCGTGACCCGGGCAAGGACGTCGCGGCGCTGCTGGACGGATGGTCCGGCGAGACGGTCCGGATGCTGACCATGCCGTGCCGCCCCGGGGAGAGCGGCGGCTTCAGCGGCCACCGGTTCGCCGGTCTCTCGCTCATCCCGTGGCGCTACGCCAAGGACCTGGCCGACGTGGACAGCAGCCTCGTCCGGACCGTGTGGCGCCCCGCCGAGGCGGCCGGTGAGCTGGAGCTGATCGGCTACCGGGGTTTCTACCTGGACACCGGCACGCCCGCCGACTATCTGGCCGCCAACATGCACGCGGCCGCCGCCGCCACCCTGGCCGATGCCTCGGCCCGGGTCACCGGCGCGGCCACCGAGTCGGTGCTCGGCGCCGGCTCGGTCGTCGAGGGGTCGGTGGTCCGCTCGGTTCTCTGGCCGGGCGCCCACGTCGCCCCCGGCGAACATCTCGTCGGCGCCATCCGCACGGCCACCGGCCTGACCGTCCAGGTCTGA
- a CDS encoding NUDIX domain-containing protein, which produces MNIPRQIRGLAYQAFYGLPLPVRRHVARMVSPKYLVGAVTIISDAETDGPRRILLLRQPPGRGWGLPAGLLKRRELPAVGAARELFEEAGVRVEPGDLTPGNPNAIVHPNGGVVDTVWFGSVPASSTPLAVDGGEVLEARWFPVDDLPDLTWPTARLLGIYGLGPRAGELPPSIPAGRYHVPFPASGE; this is translated from the coding sequence GTGAACATTCCCCGGCAGATCCGCGGCCTCGCGTATCAGGCCTTCTACGGGCTGCCACTCCCGGTCCGCCGGCACGTGGCCCGGATGGTCTCGCCCAAGTACCTGGTCGGCGCGGTGACGATCATCAGCGATGCGGAGACGGACGGCCCCCGGCGCATCCTCCTGCTGCGCCAGCCGCCGGGCCGCGGCTGGGGCCTTCCGGCCGGCCTCCTCAAGCGCCGCGAACTGCCCGCGGTGGGTGCCGCCCGCGAGCTTTTCGAAGAGGCGGGGGTACGCGTGGAGCCCGGCGATCTGACGCCCGGCAACCCGAACGCGATCGTCCACCCGAACGGTGGCGTGGTCGACACCGTCTGGTTCGGCTCGGTGCCGGCGTCGAGCACCCCCCTGGCGGTCGACGGCGGCGAGGTCCTGGAGGCCCGCTGGTTCCCGGTCGACGACCTGCCGGACCTGACCTGGCCCACCGCCCGGCTGCTCGGCATCTACGGTCTGGGGCCGCGCGCCGGCGAACTGCCGCCGTCCATCCCGGCCGGCCGCTACCACGTCCCGTTCCCGGCCTCCGGCGAGTGA
- a CDS encoding RelA/SpoT family protein: MDVDAGHGAAFGHALPTTSQDLSFTRRLRSLFSFQGDDDDPVATLARTHRSIHSSADVAVLRRSYAIAESMHRGQFRKSGDPYITHPLAVAQICAELGMDTTTLVAALLHDTVEDTSYTLEALQGDFGPEVAHLVDGVTKFDKAYYGKAAEGETIRKMIVAAGKDVRVLIIKLADRLHNMRTLGARSTASRARIATATLDVLVPLCDRLGIQALKRDLDDVVLFHLEPDAYARIDEHVRNRPGWDDYLTDVSHHARSALRRSRVTAEVTPRPRHYYSIWKDTVAGGHTVPLDLPRIAVVVDGPDTDCYAALGAVHGRWRPVAGRFKDFIASPKNNLYRSLHTTVVGPEGKLVEVLIRTKTMHRYSEYGVATSYRYPKVADEPPGADQLTWLKRVLDWQQDTTDAAQFLDSLRCDLAEGQITVFAHGNAYELPSQSTPVDLAYELGPRQGDQCLAATINGRLAPLSSPLRDGDVVEVFSESDGHVETEPSVPRGPRREWLGFVKSSQAQMQIKQFFDEKNEPGISIADKVRLGRATIGLTLRKHDRGLASEVPLRRLAEELGYPDLETLLVAVCERNLEPDAVVEQLIALVDHPD; the protein is encoded by the coding sequence GTGGACGTCGACGCCGGCCACGGCGCCGCCTTCGGTCATGCCCTGCCGACCACGTCCCAGGACCTCTCCTTCACGCGGCGGCTGCGCTCGCTGTTCAGCTTCCAGGGCGACGACGACGATCCGGTCGCGACCCTGGCCCGCACGCACCGCAGCATCCATTCCTCCGCCGACGTCGCCGTGCTGCGCCGCAGCTACGCGATCGCGGAGAGCATGCACCGCGGCCAGTTCCGCAAGAGCGGCGATCCGTACATCACTCATCCCCTGGCGGTCGCGCAGATCTGCGCCGAGCTGGGCATGGACACCACCACCCTGGTCGCCGCGCTGCTGCACGACACGGTGGAGGACACCAGTTACACGCTGGAGGCGCTCCAGGGCGACTTCGGCCCCGAGGTGGCCCACCTGGTCGACGGCGTGACCAAGTTCGACAAGGCGTATTACGGGAAGGCCGCCGAGGGCGAGACGATCCGCAAGATGATCGTCGCGGCCGGCAAGGACGTCCGGGTCCTGATCATCAAACTGGCCGACCGGTTGCACAACATGCGCACGCTGGGCGCCCGCTCCACCGCCTCCCGGGCCCGGATCGCCACGGCCACGCTGGACGTGCTCGTCCCGCTCTGCGACCGGCTCGGCATCCAGGCCCTCAAGCGCGACCTCGACGACGTGGTGCTCTTCCACCTCGAGCCGGACGCGTACGCCCGCATCGACGAGCACGTGAGGAACCGCCCCGGCTGGGACGACTACCTCACCGACGTCTCGCACCACGCCCGGTCCGCGCTGCGCCGCTCCCGGGTGACCGCCGAGGTGACCCCGCGTCCCCGGCACTACTACTCGATCTGGAAGGACACGGTCGCGGGCGGGCACACCGTACCCCTCGATCTTCCCCGGATCGCCGTGGTGGTGGACGGCCCGGACACCGACTGCTACGCCGCTCTCGGCGCCGTCCACGGGCGCTGGCGACCGGTGGCCGGCCGGTTCAAGGACTTCATCGCCTCGCCGAAGAACAACCTGTACCGATCTCTGCACACCACCGTGGTGGGCCCGGAGGGCAAGCTGGTCGAGGTGCTGATCCGCACCAAGACCATGCACCGCTACTCGGAGTACGGCGTCGCCACCAGCTACCGATATCCCAAGGTGGCCGACGAGCCACCCGGCGCCGACCAGCTGACCTGGCTGAAACGAGTACTCGACTGGCAACAGGACACGACGGACGCGGCACAGTTCCTCGACTCGCTCCGATGTGACCTCGCCGAGGGACAGATCACGGTCTTCGCTCACGGCAACGCCTACGAACTCCCCAGTCAGTCCACCCCGGTAGACCTGGCGTACGAGTTGGGCCCGCGACAGGGCGACCAGTGCCTCGCCGCCACCATCAACGGACGTCTCGCCCCCCTCAGCTCCCCCCTCCGCGACGGTGACGTCGTCGAGGTCTTCTCCGAGTCCGACGGCCATGTCGAGACCGAGCCCAGCGTGCCGCGTGGCCCCCGCAGGGAGTGGCTCGGTTTCGTCAAGTCCAGCCAGGCGCAGATGCAGATCAAACAGTTCTTCGACGAGAAGAACGAGCCGGGCATCAGCATCGCCGACAAGGTCCGCCTGGGCCGGGCCACCATCGGGCTCACCCTCCGCAAGCACGACCGGGGCCTGGCCAGCGAGGTTCCGCTGCGCCGGCTCGCCGAGGAACTCGGCTACCCCGACCTGGAGACGCTGCTGGTCGCCGTCTGCGAGCGCAATCTCGAACCGGACGCGGTCGTCGAGCAGCTCATCGCCCTCGTCGACCACCCCGACTGA
- a CDS encoding DEDD exonuclease domain-containing protein — protein MTQPAYVQGTLDTLLSADGSVDPAALSLADTTFVVLDLETTGGAPDGAGITEIGAVKVRAGERLGEFATLVNPGEALPPFITVLTGITEAMLRPAPPIETVLPSLLEFLRGAVLVAHNAPYDVGFLKAACARHGYPWPNPRVLDTAALARRALTRDEVPNRKLGTLAHFFRSTVQPNHRALDDAKATVDVLHGLIERLGSFQVHTLGDAVEFARAVTPAQRRQRHLADGLPHVPGVYLFRAADDRPLYVGTSKDIATRVRSYFTAGEKRARISEMLTAAVRVEAVECAHPLEAEVRELRLIAAHAPPYNRRSKFPERVVWLKLTAEAYPRLSVVRKLTEDGATYLGPFSSRRTAELAAAGVYDAVPLRQCTHTLSLRSKTPACALAELGRCPAPCEHEITPEEYDARAALPFRTATSGDPGPVVDAVLARIDTLADSQRYEEAAVVRSRLIALLRALVRMQRLEALTRLEEIVAARRDDRGGWEISVIRHGRLAAAATSPPREHPRPTLDAARLTAETVLPGPGPAPAATAEESERILAWLERPDTRLVETSGDWVSPVRGAARFTALLTRAEAAASHQDSTVRLSVSDRSDDARSHRL, from the coding sequence GTGACACAACCGGCGTACGTGCAGGGCACTCTGGACACGCTGCTGTCCGCTGACGGGTCGGTGGATCCGGCGGCGCTGTCCCTGGCGGACACCACTTTCGTGGTGCTCGACCTGGAGACCACCGGCGGTGCTCCGGACGGCGCCGGGATCACCGAGATCGGCGCGGTCAAGGTGCGTGCCGGTGAGCGCCTGGGCGAGTTCGCGACGCTGGTCAACCCGGGTGAGGCGCTGCCGCCGTTCATCACCGTCCTGACCGGCATCACCGAGGCGATGCTGCGGCCGGCGCCGCCGATCGAGACGGTGCTGCCGTCGCTGCTGGAATTCCTGCGCGGGGCGGTCCTGGTCGCCCACAACGCGCCGTACGACGTGGGTTTCCTCAAGGCCGCCTGCGCCCGGCACGGCTACCCCTGGCCGAACCCACGGGTGCTGGACACCGCGGCCCTGGCCCGGCGCGCCCTGACCCGCGACGAGGTGCCCAACCGCAAGCTGGGCACGCTGGCCCACTTCTTCCGGTCCACGGTGCAGCCGAACCACCGGGCGCTGGACGACGCGAAGGCCACGGTCGACGTGCTGCACGGCCTGATCGAGCGGCTGGGCAGCTTCCAGGTGCACACGCTGGGCGACGCCGTCGAGTTCGCCCGTGCGGTCACCCCGGCCCAGCGCCGGCAGCGGCACCTGGCCGACGGGTTGCCGCACGTCCCGGGGGTCTACCTGTTCCGGGCCGCCGACGACCGGCCTCTCTACGTGGGCACGTCGAAGGACATCGCCACCCGGGTGCGCAGCTATTTCACGGCCGGCGAGAAGCGGGCGCGGATCTCCGAGATGCTCACCGCGGCGGTCCGGGTGGAGGCGGTGGAGTGCGCCCACCCGCTCGAGGCGGAGGTCCGTGAGCTGCGGTTGATCGCCGCGCACGCGCCTCCGTACAACCGCCGGTCGAAGTTCCCGGAGCGGGTGGTGTGGCTGAAACTGACCGCCGAGGCCTACCCACGGCTGTCCGTGGTCCGCAAGCTGACCGAGGACGGCGCCACCTATCTGGGCCCGTTCTCGTCGCGGCGGACGGCGGAGCTGGCCGCCGCCGGGGTCTACGACGCGGTGCCGCTGCGGCAGTGCACCCACACGCTCTCGTTGCGCTCGAAGACGCCGGCCTGCGCGCTGGCCGAGCTGGGCCGGTGCCCGGCGCCCTGCGAGCACGAAATCACCCCGGAGGAGTACGACGCCCGCGCCGCCCTGCCCTTCCGGACCGCCACCTCGGGCGACCCGGGCCCGGTGGTGGACGCCGTCCTGGCCCGGATCGACACGCTCGCCGACAGCCAACGGTACGAGGAGGCCGCGGTCGTCCGGTCCCGGCTGATCGCCCTGCTCCGGGCCCTGGTGCGGATGCAGCGGCTGGAGGCGCTGACCCGGCTGGAGGAGATCGTGGCGGCCCGCCGGGACGACAGGGGCGGCTGGGAGATCTCGGTGATCCGGCACGGCCGGCTGGCGGCGGCGGCCACCTCCCCGCCGCGCGAGCATCCCCGCCCGACGCTGGACGCGGCGAGGCTGACGGCGGAGACGGTGCTGCCCGGTCCGGGCCCGGCGCCGGCCGCGACGGCCGAGGAGAGTGAGCGGATCCTGGCATGGCTGGAGCGGCCGGACACCCGCTTGGTGGAAACCTCGGGCGACTGGGTGTCACCGGTTCGTGGCGCCGCACGTTTCACCGCCCTTCTCACCAGGGCTGAAGCCGCCGCATCGCATCAAGACTCAACCGTTCGCCTATCGGTAAGTGACCGTTCGGATGACGCTCGCTCGCATAGGCTGTAA
- a CDS encoding NYN domain-containing protein: MSVLFDPDDRPEEEAAPEAADYAPEPVLPEAVRQRITALAAAALPGLPPDEMPVPLRRVARFAPNRRARLGGRDIAAQLVSDPVFRQRIGGRIMAEAGDLGTAVTSGVAPAAADPVEVAALAYLARPEGWRELIGAAGDAVRAEADSAAVAAQVRAAEQRATRAEHDRAVARVEAEKLRDELARVREELNQLREESRGTAKALREAQAAQKRAGDLLATEKGRAARVALDHEAELRRMRSRLADAEATAATGKQAAKDARSVDDARLWLLLETIGQAATGLRRELALGPAGKLPADFVAELSADRPGAPERSRARAQDTDDPGRLDQLLALPRAHLVVDGYNVTKRGFADMSLEQQRKRLITGLGGIAAQTGDEVTVVFDGAERVHGLPPAPRGVRVLFSRKGTTADELIRQLVRAEPPGRPVVVVSSDREVADGVRRHGAYPMGADSLLRRLSRS; the protein is encoded by the coding sequence ATGTCCGTGCTGTTCGACCCCGACGACCGCCCCGAGGAGGAGGCGGCGCCGGAGGCTGCGGACTACGCCCCCGAGCCGGTCCTGCCCGAGGCGGTCCGCCAGCGGATCACCGCCCTGGCCGCCGCCGCACTGCCCGGTCTGCCCCCCGACGAGATGCCGGTGCCGCTGCGCCGGGTGGCCCGCTTCGCACCCAACCGCAGAGCCCGCCTCGGCGGCCGCGACATCGCCGCCCAACTGGTCTCCGACCCGGTCTTCCGGCAGCGCATCGGCGGCCGGATCATGGCCGAGGCCGGTGACCTCGGCACCGCCGTGACCAGCGGCGTCGCACCGGCGGCGGCCGATCCGGTCGAGGTGGCGGCACTGGCCTACCTGGCCCGCCCCGAGGGCTGGCGGGAGCTGATCGGCGCGGCCGGCGACGCCGTCCGGGCCGAGGCGGACAGCGCCGCGGTGGCCGCCCAGGTGCGTGCCGCCGAGCAGCGCGCCACCCGCGCCGAGCACGACCGGGCGGTCGCCCGGGTCGAGGCCGAGAAGCTGCGCGACGAGCTGGCCCGGGTCCGCGAGGAGCTGAACCAGCTGCGCGAGGAGTCGCGGGGCACGGCCAAGGCGCTGCGGGAGGCGCAGGCCGCGCAGAAGCGCGCCGGCGACCTGCTCGCCACCGAGAAGGGCCGGGCCGCGCGGGTCGCCCTCGATCACGAGGCGGAGCTGCGCCGGATGCGCTCCCGCCTCGCCGACGCCGAAGCCACCGCGGCCACCGGCAAGCAGGCCGCCAAGGACGCGCGGTCGGTCGACGACGCCCGCCTCTGGCTGCTGCTCGAGACGATCGGCCAGGCCGCCACCGGCCTGCGGCGGGAGCTGGCCCTCGGCCCGGCCGGCAAGTTGCCCGCCGACTTCGTGGCCGAGCTCTCCGCCGACCGCCCGGGCGCGCCCGAGCGGTCCCGCGCCCGCGCCCAGGACACCGACGACCCGGGCCGCCTCGACCAGCTGCTCGCCCTGCCCCGGGCGCACCTGGTCGTCGACGGTTACAACGTCACCAAGCGCGGCTTCGCCGACATGTCACTCGAACAGCAGCGCAAACGCCTGATCACCGGTCTCGGCGGGATAGCCGCGCAGACCGGCGACGAGGTCACCGTCGTCTTCGACGGGGCCGAGCGGGTGCACGGTCTGCCGCCCGCGCCGCGCGGTGTGCGGGTGCTCTTCTCCCGCAAGGGCACCACCGCCGACGAGCTGATCCGCCAGCTGGTCCGGGCCGAGCCGCCGGGCCGCCCGGTCGTGGTGGTCTCCTCCGACCGGGAGGTGGCCGACGGGGTGCGGCGGCACGGCGCCTACCCGATGGGCGCCGATTCGTTGCTGCGCCGGCTGTCGCGCTCGTAA
- a CDS encoding M48 family metallopeptidase, whose amino-acid sequence MTPRLWAGGALIVLLVALIGFAAVAVPWHRAPAPRADQLAALGQFPADQVARSRAFHAELRPLSYAGMLLGLLIALALGLTPLGARLVELAGRPFGDHWLARAVLGGLAVVFVAELVTLPLAIWRHTIVVRYGISTQTWGGWAVDLLKSFGVGAVLGGVVLAAFFTVTHFAPRWWWAFGAAGAAGLVVLLSFVLPVVVEPSFNRFTPMADGPLRSELLALAERDGVPVKDVLVADASRRTRAVNAYVSGLGPTRRIVVYDTMLTEATPGEVVSVTAHELGHAKDNDVLTGTIMGALGSALAVIVLYLLGSWTGLLRLAGVESIAEPRAIALLLAVTTVAGLVAGPAQSFVSRRVEARADSHALELTGDPATFEAMQRRLGTVNLADPDPPSWEHAMFASHPSTVQRMAAARAWAQGAR is encoded by the coding sequence ATGACACCCCGGCTCTGGGCGGGCGGCGCCCTGATCGTGCTGCTGGTTGCCCTGATCGGGTTCGCCGCCGTGGCCGTGCCCTGGCACCGTGCCCCGGCCCCGCGCGCCGACCAGCTCGCCGCCCTCGGCCAGTTCCCGGCCGACCAGGTGGCCCGCTCCCGCGCCTTCCACGCCGAACTGCGCCCGCTGTCGTATGCGGGGATGCTCCTCGGCCTGCTGATCGCCCTCGCCCTCGGCCTCACCCCGCTCGGCGCCCGGCTGGTCGAGCTGGCCGGCCGGCCGTTCGGTGACCACTGGCTGGCCCGGGCCGTGCTCGGCGGGCTCGCCGTGGTGTTCGTCGCCGAGCTGGTCACCCTGCCGCTGGCGATCTGGCGGCACACCATTGTGGTGCGCTACGGCATCTCCACCCAGACCTGGGGCGGCTGGGCGGTCGACCTGCTCAAGTCGTTCGGGGTCGGCGCGGTCCTCGGCGGGGTGGTGCTGGCCGCCTTCTTCACCGTCACCCACTTCGCGCCGCGCTGGTGGTGGGCGTTCGGGGCGGCCGGAGCGGCCGGGCTCGTGGTGCTGCTCTCCTTCGTGCTCCCGGTGGTGGTCGAGCCGAGCTTCAACCGGTTCACCCCGATGGCGGACGGCCCGTTGCGGAGCGAGCTGCTCGCCCTCGCCGAACGCGACGGCGTCCCGGTGAAGGACGTCCTGGTGGCGGATGCCTCCCGCCGCACCCGCGCGGTGAACGCCTACGTCTCCGGGCTCGGCCCGACCCGCCGGATCGTCGTCTACGACACCATGCTGACCGAGGCCACGCCCGGCGAGGTGGTCTCGGTGACCGCGCACGAGCTGGGCCATGCCAAGGACAACGACGTGCTCACCGGCACGATCATGGGCGCGCTCGGGTCCGCCCTCGCGGTGATCGTCCTCTACCTGCTCGGCTCGTGGACCGGGCTGCTGCGCCTGGCCGGGGTGGAGTCGATCGCCGAGCCCCGGGCGATCGCCCTGCTCCTGGCCGTCACCACGGTCGCCGGCCTGGTCGCCGGCCCGGCCCAGTCGTTCGTCTCCCGCCGGGTCGAGGCCCGTGCCGACAGCCACGCGCTCGAGCTGACCGGCGACCCGGCTACCTTCGAGGCGATGCAACGCCGCCTCGGCACCGTCAACCTCGCCGATCCTGATCCACCGTCCTGGGAGCACGCCATGTTCGCCTCGCACCCGTCCACCGTGCAGCGCATGGCCGCCGCCCGCGCCTGGGCCCAGGGCGCCCGCTGA
- a CDS encoding glycosyltransferase family 4 protein, translated as MMRTLLVTNDFPPRPGGIQQFVHNLAVRQPAGSIVVYSSTWRGAAAFDAEQPFEVVREDTGILLPTPSVARRAAGLARAHGCDRVLFGAAAPLGLLAHGLRRDAGVERAVGITHGHEIGWAALPGARGLLRRIARGNDVITYLGDYQRTRLDRALHGLTELRRLAPGVDVEKFHPGVDGEAVRKRHGLTGRPVVVCVSRLVPRKGQDMLIRALPEIRRRVPGAALLLVSGGPYRKTLERLARENDVEADVVFTGSVPWAELPDHYAAGDVYAMPCRTRAAGLDVEGLGIVYLEASATGLPVVGGDSGGAPDAVREGETGYVVGGTDVPAIAARVAELLGDPVRAKAMGEAGRAWVEREWRWEKQAARLTTLLTGP; from the coding sequence CTGATGCGCACGCTCCTGGTCACCAACGACTTCCCGCCCCGGCCCGGCGGGATCCAGCAGTTCGTGCACAACCTGGCGGTCCGGCAGCCGGCCGGGTCGATCGTGGTCTACTCGTCCACCTGGCGCGGGGCCGCGGCGTTCGACGCCGAGCAGCCGTTCGAGGTGGTCCGCGAGGACACCGGCATCCTGCTGCCCACCCCGTCGGTGGCCCGCCGGGCGGCCGGGCTGGCCCGCGCGCACGGCTGCGACCGCGTCCTGTTCGGGGCGGCCGCGCCGCTCGGCCTGCTCGCCCACGGCCTGCGCCGCGACGCGGGCGTCGAGCGGGCGGTCGGCATCACCCACGGGCACGAGATCGGCTGGGCGGCCCTGCCCGGCGCCCGCGGCCTGCTACGCCGCATCGCCCGGGGCAACGACGTGATCACCTACCTGGGGGATTATCAGCGCACCCGCCTCGACCGGGCACTGCACGGCCTCACCGAGCTGCGTCGCCTCGCCCCCGGTGTGGATGTGGAGAAGTTCCATCCCGGTGTGGACGGCGAGGCCGTCCGCAAGCGGCACGGGCTGACCGGCCGCCCGGTGGTGGTCTGCGTCTCCCGGCTCGTCCCGCGCAAGGGCCAGGACATGCTGATCCGCGCCCTCCCGGAGATTCGCCGCCGGGTGCCGGGCGCCGCGCTGCTGCTGGTCAGCGGCGGTCCGTACCGCAAGACGCTGGAGCGGCTGGCCCGGGAGAACGACGTCGAGGCCGACGTGGTGTTCACCGGCTCGGTCCCGTGGGCCGAGCTGCCCGACCACTACGCGGCCGGCGACGTCTACGCCATGCCCTGCCGGACCCGGGCCGCCGGTCTCGACGTGGAGGGCCTCGGCATCGTCTACCTGGAGGCCTCCGCCACCGGCCTGCCGGTCGTCGGCGGCGACTCGGGCGGCGCCCCCGACGCGGTCCGCGAGGGCGAGACCGGCTACGTGGTCGGCGGCACCGACGTCCCGGCCATCGCGGCCCGGGTCGCCGAGCTGCTCGGCGACCCGGTGCGGGCGAAGGCGATGGGCGAGGCCGGCCGGGCCTGGGTGGAGCGCGAGTGGCGCTGGGAGAAGCAGGCCGCCCGCCTCACCACCCTGCTCACCGGCCCCTAG
- a CDS encoding DUF4240 domain-containing protein: MTTDTSGAVLPSPADEARFWDLLEAAWAELGDEPAAVRQRLIQREPRTFPDWLYALDPWLNPFLDRLRVLSADLSSGELTGLDRVMERKLFDIDRRDIHEVADGSDDGFLYARGFIVAAGREFYEAVRANPGLAVEDAECESIVYLFAHLHEERFGTWPVTGSGVTRESFSNPAGWA, encoded by the coding sequence ATGACCACCGACACTTCGGGGGCGGTCCTGCCGTCGCCCGCCGACGAGGCCCGGTTCTGGGATCTCCTCGAAGCCGCCTGGGCGGAACTCGGCGACGAACCGGCCGCCGTCCGGCAGCGGCTGATCCAGCGGGAACCGCGCACCTTCCCGGACTGGCTCTACGCCCTGGATCCCTGGCTGAACCCCTTCCTGGACCGTCTCCGGGTACTCAGCGCCGATCTGAGCAGCGGCGAACTCACCGGCCTGGACCGCGTCATGGAGCGCAAGCTTTTCGACATCGACCGCCGGGACATCCACGAGGTGGCCGACGGATCCGACGACGGTTTCCTCTACGCGCGTGGCTTCATCGTCGCCGCCGGCCGGGAGTTCTACGAGGCGGTCCGGGCGAACCCGGGCCTGGCCGTCGAGGACGCCGAGTGCGAGTCGATCGTCTACCTCTTCGCCCACCTGCACGAGGAGCGTTTCGGCACGTGGCCGGTCACCGGATCGGGCGTGACCCGGGAGTCCTTCAGCAACCCGGCGGGCTGGGCCTAG